Below is a genomic region from Pectobacterium polaris.
GTAGGGACAAAAATCAGCACCAGCGCGATTGCCGTATTTTTTAGCGACGGTGGGCACATATCACGGTTGATAAAACGCGCGACCATCAGCGGTACGGCGATTTTGGCAATTTCTGACGGCTGAAAACGGATAAAACCCAGGTCCAGCCAGCGCTGTGCGCCTTTACTGATTTGCCCAAAAATATCCACGATTAGCAGCAAAATCACGCAAACGATGTAGAGGTAAGGAGCCCAGCCTTCATACACGCGCGGGGGAATTTGCGCCATTACGATCATTACCGTAAACCCCAGCACGATTTGAACGACTTTTCGCTCCATCATGCCGACGTCTTGCCCGCTGGCGCTCCATAAGACAAATAGACTATAGCCCAGCAGTGCCAGGATGCAGAGAAGAAACGGGAGATCGATGTGGATTTTCGCCCAGAACGATCCCTTTTGTTGGCTATCGGTCATGACTGTCTGTTACTCACTCTCGCTACCCGGTGGCGCAGGAGGCGCACTGGGTAAATCGGTATTGTTATCACCTAGCAGAATATGATCAAGGATCTGGCGGGTGATGGTGCCAACGGTCGGGCCTGCGCCACCGTTTTCCAGAATAATCGACATCGCTACTTTAGGGTCTTTATACGGGGCAAACGCAACCATTAATTTATGGTCACGCAGATGTTCTGCGATCTTGTGCGCATTATAGGTTTCGTTTTCTTTCAGGCCGAAAACCTGTGCCGTACCGGATTTTGCCGCAATTTTATAAGGCGCATCCTCAAAGCTTTTGTGGGCGGTACCGTTAGGCCGGTTAGCCACGCCATACATACCGTCCTTCGCCACTTCCCAATAGCCAGAGTGGATGTTGCCAATTTGCTGATTTTCAGTCTGGCGGAAAGGCACAATCTTGCCATTTTCCCGCGAGCTATAAAGCAGGTGCGGTGTTTTGACCTGACCGTCGTTGATCAGCGTGACCAGCGCCTTGTTCATTTGGATAGGCGTAGCGGTCCAATAACCTTGACCAATCCCGACTGGAATCGTATCCCCTTGATACCACGGCTTTTTAAACCGGCCTAATTTCCACTCGCGCGTTGGCATATTGCCTTTGCTTTCTTCCGAAATATCGATACCAGTTCTCTCGCCGTAACCAAATTTGGTCATCCATTCTGACAGGCGATCGATGCCCATGTCATAAGCGACCTGATAGAAGAAGGTATCCGCGGACTCTTCCAGTGACTTGGTGAGATTAAGGCGGCCATGTCCCCATTTTTTCCAGTCGCGGAAGCGCTTTTCGGAACCGGGTAATTGCCACCAGCCGGGATCGAACAGGCTGGTATTAGTGGTAATCACACCCGCTGTCAGGGCGGAAACCGCGATGTAAGGTTTAACGGTGGAGGCGGGGGGATAAATCCCCTGTGTTGCGCGATTGATCAGTGGACGATCGGGGTCGCTTTGTAGTTTTGCGTAATTCTTGGTAGAAATCCCGTCGACAAAGAGGTTGGGATCGTAACTGGGGGTGGAAACCATCGCCAGAATACCGCCGTCGCGTGGATCGGTGACAATCACGGCGGCACGGCTGCCTTCCAGCAGTTTCTCGATGTAGATTTGCAGGCTCAGATCCAGCGTCAGATAAATATCACGTCCAGCCTGCGGTGGCTGTTCGTGGAGCTGGCGGATCACGCGGCCACGGTTGTTAACTTCAACTTCTTCATAGCCAGGCTTGCCGTGCAGCAGATCTTCGTAATGACGTTCAATACCTAGCTTACCGATGTCACGCGTGGCGGCGTAATCGGCAATTTTTTCTTCTTTGGTCAGCCGTTCCACTTCTTTATCGGTGATTTTGGAAACATAACCCGTGACGTGCGTCAGGGCAGAGCCGTAAGGATAATAGCGGCGCTGGTAGCCTTTAACTTCAACGCCGGGGAAGCGATATTGGTTGACGGCAAAACGGGCAACCTGAATCTCATCCAGCCCGCTTTTTACGGGGATGGAAGTAAAACGGCGTGAACGCTTACGCTCTTTTTCAAAGTTTTCCAGATCGCTATCGGTCAGGTCGACGACGGGGCGCAGGGCTTCGAGCGTATCTTTAAGGTTGTCGACTTTGTCGGGTACCAGTTCTAACTGATAGATAGTGCGATTCAACGCCAGCGGAGTGCCGTTACGGTCATAGATGATGCCGCGACTCGGCGCGATAGGAACCAGCTTGATGCGGTTCTCATTAGAGCGTGTGCGGTAGTCATCAACGCGCACAATTTGCAGATGATACAGATTAGCGACTAATACACCGGAAAGCAGCAAAATGCCCAGAAATGCGACCAAAGCACGACGCACAAACAGGGCGGACTCAGCCGTATAATCACGAAAGGGTTTACGTTCTACTTTCATCCAGCGTTATTTCACAAGTTTCATCGTATCGCCTTACTCCCGATGGTAAGGGTGATTAGTCGTAATGCTCCATGCACGGTACAGGCTCTCCGCCACCAGTACACGAACGAGCGGGTGCGGCAGCGTTAATGGCGAGAGTGACCAGCTTTGTTCCGCTGCGGCTTTGCATTCTGGTGAAAGCCCTTCAGGCCCACCAATCAGCAGGCTGACGTCGCGCCCGTCCTGTTTCCAGCGCTCCAACTGTTGCGCCAACTGCGGCGTCTCCCAGCGAGTCCCTGGAATATCCAGCGTCACAATGCGGTTGCCTTTGCCCACTGCCGCTAGCATCTGTTCGCCTTCGCGCTCCAGAATGCGTTTGATGTCCGCATTTTTACCCCGTTTCCCCGCCGGAATTTCGAGTAATTCGAAAGGCATGTCCTTTGGGAAACGGCGCAAATAATCGGTGAAACCAGTCTGCACCCAGTCGGGCATTTTGGTGCCAACGGCGACCAGTTGCAGTTTCATGCTAGCCCCACAGTTTTTCCAGTTCGTACAACTGGCGGCTTTCTTCTTGCATGACATGAACCATCACGTCACCCA
It encodes:
- the mrdA gene encoding peptidoglycan DD-transpeptidase MrdA; translation: MKVERKPFRDYTAESALFVRRALVAFLGILLLSGVLVANLYHLQIVRVDDYRTRSNENRIKLVPIAPSRGIIYDRNGTPLALNRTIYQLELVPDKVDNLKDTLEALRPVVDLTDSDLENFEKERKRSRRFTSIPVKSGLDEIQVARFAVNQYRFPGVEVKGYQRRYYPYGSALTHVTGYVSKITDKEVERLTKEEKIADYAATRDIGKLGIERHYEDLLHGKPGYEEVEVNNRGRVIRQLHEQPPQAGRDIYLTLDLSLQIYIEKLLEGSRAAVIVTDPRDGGILAMVSTPSYDPNLFVDGISTKNYAKLQSDPDRPLINRATQGIYPPASTVKPYIAVSALTAGVITTNTSLFDPGWWQLPGSEKRFRDWKKWGHGRLNLTKSLEESADTFFYQVAYDMGIDRLSEWMTKFGYGERTGIDISEESKGNMPTREWKLGRFKKPWYQGDTIPVGIGQGYWTATPIQMNKALVTLINDGQVKTPHLLYSSRENGKIVPFRQTENQQIGNIHSGYWEVAKDGMYGVANRPNGTAHKSFEDAPYKIAAKSGTAQVFGLKENETYNAHKIAEHLRDHKLMVAFAPYKDPKVAMSIILENGGAGPTVGTITRQILDHILLGDNNTDLPSAPPAPPGSESE
- the rlmH gene encoding 23S rRNA (pseudouridine(1915)-N(3))-methyltransferase RlmH, with product MKLQLVAVGTKMPDWVQTGFTDYLRRFPKDMPFELLEIPAGKRGKNADIKRILEREGEQMLAAVGKGNRIVTLDIPGTRWETPQLAQQLERWKQDGRDVSLLIGGPEGLSPECKAAAEQSWSLSPLTLPHPLVRVLVAESLYRAWSITTNHPYHRE